A genomic region of Octopus sinensis linkage group LG2, ASM634580v1, whole genome shotgun sequence contains the following coding sequences:
- the LOC115232346 gene encoding uncharacterized protein LOC115232346 isoform X1 codes for MATSKRRGKMSKKSKIVARVKESHEHNKQRKFVDENDKQFEEKTNGSLSCQVSYMSLDVLAQVAADKLRDDEKLRQKSTSKKISKRSIQCLDILNLEQIQSLSDKTLLNLFSEITCNEMTRNFTYQCYLIPEKCQEKFTSFGNETKAKMHMKQHLINHIDQLVYEANDPERKYRFIFTAEPVHVRKRKLSEEKAKKKRSTNYVNCNPLNGSNINCSKNIKTFTNLKATKEISRENKMPTPKRNAVDMNGPVRSTRKNNLSEREIKQSNETVKNVSSPKKVMAQHNLNKETKLKKSPKCKTKRVSSKSVLLANEDELKFVSPQVVDEAAKNEEGNSASRKDIVKKIDRNNEEFILDLLKNTHPHHDHCYTTISGKKCLVETCSVYSDNEEDNSSNHSADVEDSSTLDSRPLLPILELDFCSEDIPSVASEEIVDSSLLTEDEDSLGHCGYKPYPPMPKSALAKKGKLQVPEENESLSEGEAVEYNTPCPKKKKKDFEKNTAAELERKTALRCIRELKGRKKDDKIALACQICLDKTFTASATLMYHYRSHAGIKPFVCLLCSTTFTRQHSLNYHMLIHNNQSRFTCKDCGRKFRHPSHFKEHLRRHTGETPFECKDCPQKFKTRNTYKRHLKTRHGKLLTAAGIHVLSKEEFLKVRTKPYKKYYTLKHTESVKEQLMPELGDSQLVSPCSESVYNPVPTTSNNASNFTNTIEKPSTAIINSTDNSFYIPFEISVNS; via the exons ATGGCGACATCAAAACGTAGGGGAAAAATGTCGAAAAAGTCTAAAATTGTCGCAAGAGTTAAAG AATCTCATGAACACAATAAACAAAGGAAATTTGTTGACGAAAATGACAAACAGTTTGAAGAAAAGACAAACGGATCCTTAAGCTGCCAGGTCTCCTACATGTCCCTGGATGTTTTAGCTCAAGTTGCAGCTGATAAGTTACGAGATGATGAAAAATTACGACAGAAATCAACATCTAAAAAG ATTTCAAAACGCAGCATTCAGTGCCTTGATATTTTAAACCTTGAGCAAATCCAATCACTCTCAGATAAAACCTTGCTTAATCTCTTCTCCGAAATCACATGCAACGAGATGACTCGGAACTTTACATATCAGTGTTATTTAATACCAGAAAAGTGCCAAGAAAAATTTACGAGTTTTGGAAATGAAACGAAAGCAAAAATGCACATGAAACAACATTTAATCAACCATATCGACCAGCTAGTGTACGAAGCAAATG ATCCAGAAAGGAAATACcgatttatatttactgctgaaccAGTTCATGTCCGCAAAAGGAAATTATCTG AAGAAAAAGCTAAAAAGAAGAGATCAACAAACTATGTGAATTGCAATCCTCTCAACGGGAGTAACATCAACTGCAGCAAGAACATTAAAACTTTCACGAATCTAAAAGCAACCAAAGAAATTAGTCGAGAAAACAAGATGCCAACCCCGAAGAGGAATGCTGTTGATATGAACGGACCAGTGAGGTCGACAAGAAAAAATAATCTGtctgagagagagataaaacaatCAAACGAGACTGTAAAAAATGTTAGTTCTCCCAAAAAAGTTATGGCACAGCATAACCTTAACAAAGAGACAAAACTTAAAAAGTCCCCTAAATGTAAAACCAAAAGGGTTTCTTCCAAATCTGTTCTTTTAGCGAATGAAGATGAATTAAAATTTGTAAGCCCGCAAGTTGTAGACGAAGCAGCTAAAAATGAGGAAGGAAACAGTGCTTCTAGAAAAGACATTGTCAAGAAGATTGaccgaaataatgaagaatttattttagATTTGTTAAAGAATACTCACCCACACCACGATCATTGTTACACAACGATATCTGGTAAGAAATGTCTTGTTGAGACATGTTCTGTCTATTCAGACAATGAAGAGGACAATTCCAGCAATCACTCAGCAGACGTAGAAGACAGTTCTACATTGGATAGCAGACCATTATTGCCAATATTGGAATTAGATTTTTGCAGTGAAGATATACCTTCAGTGGCCTCTGAAGAGATTGTGGACAGTTCGTTGTTGACTGAGGATGAGGACTCTTTGGGTCATTGCGGATATa AACCATATCCCCCTATGCCAAAATCAGCTTTAGCCAAAAAAGGAAAACTACAGGTGCCAGAAGAAAATGAATCCCTTAGTGAAGGAGAAGCTGTGGAATATAATACCCCTTGccctaagaagaagaagaaagattttGAGAAGAATACAGCTGCTGAATTAGAAAGG AAAACCGCATTACGTTGCATCAGGGAATTGAAAGGCCGCAAGAAAGATGATAAAATTGCTCTTGCTTGTCAAATTTGTCTCGACAAGACCTTCACAGCCAGTGCAACTCTGATGTATCACTATCGTAGCCATGCTG GAATCAAACCATTTGTGTGCCTTCTGTGCAGTACCACATTTACAAGACAACACAGTCTCAACTATCATATGTTAATCCACAACAATCAAAGCCGTTTCACTTGCAAAGACTGTGGTAGAAAATTTCGGCATCCAAGCCATTTTAAG GAGCATTTGCGACGACACACGGGAGAGACTCCGTTTGAATGCAAAGACTGCCCACAGAAATTCAAAACACGTAACACATATAAAAGACATTTGAAAACAAGACACGGCAAGTTGCTTACTGCTGCAGGTATTCACGTTTTATCAAAGGAAGAATTTCTGAAAGTTAGAACTAAACCATACAAGAAATATTACACTCTAAAACACACAGAATCTGTTAAAGAACAATTAATGCCTGAATTAGGGGATTCCCAATTAGTGAGTCCATGTTCTGAATCTGTTTACAACCCAGTGCCTACAACATCGAATAATGCCTCTAATTTCACAAACACTATTGAGAAACCATCAACTGCTATAATTAATTCTACCGACAACTCTTTCTATATTCCATTTGAAATCTCTGTTAATTCATGA
- the LOC115232346 gene encoding uncharacterized protein LOC115232346 isoform X2, whose amino-acid sequence MATVKRRENMSKKSKIVARFKESHEHNKQRKFVDENDKQFEEKTNGSLSCQVSYMSLDVLAQVAADKLRDDEKLRQKSTSKKISKRSIQCLDILNLEQIQSLSDKTLLNLFSEITCNEMTRNFTYQCYLIPEKCQEKFTSFGNETKAKMHMKQHLINHIDQLVYEANDPERKYRFIFTAEPVHVRKRKLSEEKAKKKRSTNYVNCNPLNGSNINCSKNIKTFTNLKATKEISRENKMPTPKRNAVDMNGPVRSTRKNNLSEREIKQSNETVKNVSSPKKVMAQHNLNKETKLKKSPKCKTKRVSSKSVLLANEDELKFVSPQVVDEAAKNEEGNSASRKDIVKKIDRNNEEFILDLLKNTHPHHDHCYTTISGKKCLVETCSVYSDNEEDNSSNHSADVEDSSTLDSRPLLPILELDFCSEDIPSVASEEIVDSSLLTEDEDSLGHCGYKPYPPMPKSALAKKGKLQVPEENESLSEGEAVEYNTPCPKKKKKDFEKNTAAELERKTALRCIRELKGRKKDDKIALACQICLDKTFTASATLMYHYRSHAGIKPFVCLLCSTTFTRQHSLNYHMLIHNNQSRFTCKDCGRKFRHPSHFKEHLRRHTGETPFECKDCPQKFKTRNTYKRHLKTRHGKLLTAAGIHVLSKEEFLKVRTKPYKKYYTLKHTESVKEQLMPELGDSQLVSPCSESVYNPVPTTSNNASNFTNTIEKPSTAIINSTDNSFYIPFEISVNS is encoded by the exons ATGGCGACAGTTAAACGTAGGGAAAACATGTCGAAAAAGTCCAAAATAGTCGCCAGATTTAAAG AATCTCATGAACACAATAAACAAAGGAAATTTGTTGACGAAAATGACAAACAGTTTGAAGAAAAGACAAACGGATCCTTAAGCTGCCAGGTCTCCTACATGTCCCTGGATGTTTTAGCTCAAGTTGCAGCTGATAAGTTACGAGATGATGAAAAATTACGACAGAAATCAACATCTAAAAAG ATTTCAAAACGCAGCATTCAGTGCCTTGATATTTTAAACCTTGAGCAAATCCAATCACTCTCAGATAAAACCTTGCTTAATCTCTTCTCCGAAATCACATGCAACGAGATGACTCGGAACTTTACATATCAGTGTTATTTAATACCAGAAAAGTGCCAAGAAAAATTTACGAGTTTTGGAAATGAAACGAAAGCAAAAATGCACATGAAACAACATTTAATCAACCATATCGACCAGCTAGTGTACGAAGCAAATG ATCCAGAAAGGAAATACcgatttatatttactgctgaaccAGTTCATGTCCGCAAAAGGAAATTATCTG AAGAAAAAGCTAAAAAGAAGAGATCAACAAACTATGTGAATTGCAATCCTCTCAACGGGAGTAACATCAACTGCAGCAAGAACATTAAAACTTTCACGAATCTAAAAGCAACCAAAGAAATTAGTCGAGAAAACAAGATGCCAACCCCGAAGAGGAATGCTGTTGATATGAACGGACCAGTGAGGTCGACAAGAAAAAATAATCTGtctgagagagagataaaacaatCAAACGAGACTGTAAAAAATGTTAGTTCTCCCAAAAAAGTTATGGCACAGCATAACCTTAACAAAGAGACAAAACTTAAAAAGTCCCCTAAATGTAAAACCAAAAGGGTTTCTTCCAAATCTGTTCTTTTAGCGAATGAAGATGAATTAAAATTTGTAAGCCCGCAAGTTGTAGACGAAGCAGCTAAAAATGAGGAAGGAAACAGTGCTTCTAGAAAAGACATTGTCAAGAAGATTGaccgaaataatgaagaatttattttagATTTGTTAAAGAATACTCACCCACACCACGATCATTGTTACACAACGATATCTGGTAAGAAATGTCTTGTTGAGACATGTTCTGTCTATTCAGACAATGAAGAGGACAATTCCAGCAATCACTCAGCAGACGTAGAAGACAGTTCTACATTGGATAGCAGACCATTATTGCCAATATTGGAATTAGATTTTTGCAGTGAAGATATACCTTCAGTGGCCTCTGAAGAGATTGTGGACAGTTCGTTGTTGACTGAGGATGAGGACTCTTTGGGTCATTGCGGATATa AACCATATCCCCCTATGCCAAAATCAGCTTTAGCCAAAAAAGGAAAACTACAGGTGCCAGAAGAAAATGAATCCCTTAGTGAAGGAGAAGCTGTGGAATATAATACCCCTTGccctaagaagaagaagaaagattttGAGAAGAATACAGCTGCTGAATTAGAAAGG AAAACCGCATTACGTTGCATCAGGGAATTGAAAGGCCGCAAGAAAGATGATAAAATTGCTCTTGCTTGTCAAATTTGTCTCGACAAGACCTTCACAGCCAGTGCAACTCTGATGTATCACTATCGTAGCCATGCTG GAATCAAACCATTTGTGTGCCTTCTGTGCAGTACCACATTTACAAGACAACACAGTCTCAACTATCATATGTTAATCCACAACAATCAAAGCCGTTTCACTTGCAAAGACTGTGGTAGAAAATTTCGGCATCCAAGCCATTTTAAG GAGCATTTGCGACGACACACGGGAGAGACTCCGTTTGAATGCAAAGACTGCCCACAGAAATTCAAAACACGTAACACATATAAAAGACATTTGAAAACAAGACACGGCAAGTTGCTTACTGCTGCAGGTATTCACGTTTTATCAAAGGAAGAATTTCTGAAAGTTAGAACTAAACCATACAAGAAATATTACACTCTAAAACACACAGAATCTGTTAAAGAACAATTAATGCCTGAATTAGGGGATTCCCAATTAGTGAGTCCATGTTCTGAATCTGTTTACAACCCAGTGCCTACAACATCGAATAATGCCTCTAATTTCACAAACACTATTGAGAAACCATCAACTGCTATAATTAATTCTACCGACAACTCTTTCTATATTCCATTTGAAATCTCTGTTAATTCATGA